In Flammeovirga kamogawensis, the sequence TAGTCAACGCGTTATGCTGTATAATCTAGGCGAGTGCATCTGCATAATGCACGTTGGCACTAAATTTTTATTATTCAAGCACGGGTGATTCACCAGCAGAAAGTATTAGTTATTTTGTACCTCTATATATGCAGTCGTGCGATTCGCACGGTTTAGTAAAATTATAAACTGAAACAGGAGTGAAGTCAAATCAGTGTGAAGAATTAAATTAGGAGAAAGGAAATTTTTCAACACAGAATTAGTCATAAGGCAATTCACTTTTCAAATAAGTTATTTTTCAAAAATGGTTTTGTTTTTCAACGTTCATCATAAATTTGGAGTTCTCTCAATTAATGATGTTCACGTTTGGTAAAACTTTTAAGTATCTGTACTTTCAGTATTCAATTTAAAATTAAAAAATACACAGCATAACAATAACTAAATTAGCATATCGGTCGACGCGCCCTCTACGCAATTTAGTCAATCCGTTACCGCTAATTTAAGAGATGAACGAACTATATAACATAAACGATATAAGACAACTTGAAAATGAACTAGCTAAAAATTCTAACGACACGGATTTAATGAACAAGTTGGCTATTGGATATTTAAGTTGTAGAGAAGCAGATAGCTTTAATAAAGTCGATGATTTGTTTAAAGCAGCATTTGAAATTAAGCCATCGATTAAAACTGCAAATAATTATGCATATCAGGTAATATCGGATTGGAATGATTATGAAAACGGTATAGAAATTTTGAAACCATTCGTTGACAAAGAACCAAAATCATTTATGCCATACAATTTGATTGGTTATGCTTACTTAATGAAAGAAAATTACGAAGATGCTAAGTCGTATTTAAAAAAAGCAAGATCTTTATGTCAAATCGAAATGGTTGAAATTATTCACAATCTAGCTGTATGTGAGAATCATTTAGGAAATCCACAAAAAGCATTGGCTTTGTATGAAAAGTCAATTGAAATAATGGACAAAGACAATGAGTCGAAATATAATAAAGCTGTTTGCCAAATTGAACTAGGACAAACCACTCCAATAGATCAAATTATTCAGGATATAATAAAAAGTGAAGCATATAAAGACCATACAGCTTGGGTTTCAAGTGCTGCATTAAGTGAACTTTATTATTTGAAAGGAGACTTGCAGAATGCGTATGATTTTTTTAATCAGAATCCTTTTACACCTGATTTAGTTTCAGATGGCACGGTTATTAATCATCTTACAGGAGTGAAGCTATTTCAGTCAGAAGAATTAAATTAGGAGAAATTAAATAATGATAAACCAAAATTTAAAAAACTAGTTGATGTTCAAATTGGAGAAAAATACGGGTGGATTAGAGAACTGAATGACCCTGAGGATGAAGATTATTACGATTACTCAGATCAAGAAAGAATTACACAAATTAAAGATTTGAAAAATGAGATTCAAGTTTTGAAAAATTTAGAGTATAGTCTAATTAACCCTCCAGAATTGAAACCCACGGAATTATACAAGACAGTATTTTGTGGTTGTTTGTTTTATGATTGCAAACTCCACGGCACTCAATTTGATGAGTAAACAACCCGTTGTAAAGCATAATTAAACTATCTACATAAAAATCTAATGAGGTATTTCTTTTTACTCACTTTCTTTAATTGTTTATTATATAGTTTAGGATATTCTCAAAATCATACAGATTCAATAGTATATGATCTTGACAGTTTAGTATATAAAGTATATGATTCTAATTCTGATAGGGTTGATTATTTTGATCAAAACGGATTCAAAAGAGAAATTGTTAATATTGAAAATATCCCTACAGAAGAACTTAGAATAATGTCAATAATGTCAAAATTGGTAGGCAGAAATATAAAAGTCCCTAGTAGGTATGTACATAATACCCCGATTGAAGATTTTGACAGTAGATTTACTTTTGAAATGTCATTTTTAATTGAAAAGAATGGAAAAGTTTCTAACTTAAGATTAATTGGAAAAATACCTAGTGGATATGCTCCTAATGAATTTTTCCCAAGAAAATTTAAGTTACCTAAATTTCAATCTATAATAAATAGTTTTGGAGATACACTATTAGTAGAAGGAACAACTGAAATTGTTGTTGAATGTATGTGTTCTCCTCCAATTAAAGAATAATCAACTAAACGCTTTACAACATCAACTAAACTCCATTCACGGTTGACGCAACCGCTCACGTAGTTTAGTCAAAACGTTGGCAACCATTATGTGGAAAACAAACACTATATATATTTTTCTATCTGTTTTTGTAATTCTTCTTTCATGTTCAAATGACAGATTCAAGAAAACAAAACAAGTAGGTATTGAGGATGAAACTAGATATTTAGCCTTTGTAGATAGCTTGTTCGAGAGTAATTCAAGTTATGAATCGATCAAATGGATCTATACATATCCAATATTAGTTCAAAAAACTGAAAAAATATGGCGAGAAGATGAAATACAGATACCTGAAACATTTGAGTTGCAACCTTTTTCTTTCTCAAATTTTGAATATAGTTCTTATTCATTTTCAGATAAGGGTTTATCAATCAAAGTCCTAGAACCAACAGAGAATAGACAGAACTTAGATTCTTTATTCTACTCAGAGTTTAAAAAAAAAGGAATAGGTATGGTTGTCACACTTCCATATTCTTGGACTGATTCAACAAATGAAGTTTGGATTGATTACAAAGTAATTGAATATGGATATTGTGGTTTTCCTTACTTTAATTCTAGTAAATATAAATAAAAAACAGTTGCCAACACTAGCTAAAACTCCATGTATCGGGTGACGCACCCTCACACGTAGTTTAGCCATTACGTTAGAGCATATTATACATATTACTCTTAATCATTATACTACTAAAAAGTAAACTGAATTTTTATGAACAAAATAATGAGAACAATTAAAACTTACTTTTTTATCATTTCTCTTCTATTCACTTGTAATATTCTTTATGGACAAGATGATCAAATATTTGAAGAAGTAGCAGTACCTGCTGAATATGAAGGAGGTATGGGAAAGTTTTATAAATGGGCAATTCAAGAATTAAAGTATCCGAAAGATGCACTAGAATCAAGAGTAGAAGGAAAGGTTTATGTTAAATTTATTATAGATGAAAAAGGTCAAGTTATTGATGATTCAATAGAAGTAGTTAGGGGCTTAAATGAATCATGTAATAATGAAGCTATTAGAATATTATCAGCATGTTCGTCATGGACTCCTGCTAGAACACATAAAAATAAAAAGAAAGGACATAATGTTAAACAAAGAATGGTTTTACCGATACCATTTAAGCTTCCTAACAATTAAAACATGCTCTAACAATAGCTAACCTCCATCCACCGGTCGACACGCCCGCTGGTCGTAGTTTAGCAATTTCGTTAACTACAATAATGACAAACTAAAAATGAAAACTTTCAATTTAATATTAACACTTCTAATCCCTTTCTTATGCTTTTCTCAAGAAAAAGTAACAGATCTTACTTTTGGGAAAAAAATAACTATTAACTCTGAAATATTATCAGATTCAATTGAATGTTGGGTTCGTATACCTGAAAGATTAAATCAATCAAATTCTAGAATTGATTCAGTATCTTTACTAGTTCTATTAGATGGGGATGAATATTTTAAAATAGCATCTGATATTGCTGAACTTTATGAATGGTCAGACAAAATGCCATTAACAATTATAATAGGATTACCAAGTACTGGTGAAAGTAGATATAAATATTATACACCAACTAAAGTAGAAAATTTAAATAGCAAAGAAGATAGTATTTTATATTCAAAAACTGGTAATTTTAATCTTTTTGAATCCTCATTATCATAAGAAGTTATACCAAGATTGGAGCATCACTTAGAAGTGAAATTTTCAGAAAAAACAATATTTGGTCATTCTAATGGTGGATTAGGAGCTTTATCATTTTACATATCACAAAATCATTTGTTTGATCATTATATTGTAGCAAGCCCAGCAATTCTTTGGGATAATTATTATATCCAAAAAAATATCTCTAATAAATCACGCAATGAATCTATTTATTTAAGTCTTAGTAATAATGGTTGGGACTATCCAATAGAGTCATATAAATCATTAATAGATGTCTTAAATAAGACTAATAATAGTTTTAAGTTTAGATTAAATGAAGAAGAAAATCATGCAACTAACGGTTTACGAACTTTACTTGATGGTTTAATCTATGTCAATAATAAAAATAATAAAATACAGTAGTTAACACCAGCTAAAACAGCAAGTCTCGGCCGACGCGTCCTCACTCGCAGTTTAGCAAATTCGTTAGGTATTATTATTTGATATACTAGATTTTCAAATGAACAAACGAATTAAATTAACAAACGATAATTTGACAATAAAAATCCTATTTTGGACTTTCACCCTTCCTATTATACTTTCTTTCTTGTCATTTTACATATCTAATAATATAATTGTTTCAATTGTTATAGGAATATTTTCATTCTTTGGCATTTTATTAATTTCAATAAATCTAATATCTACAAATAGTAAAAAAATATTTTTTGAGGTAACTGATACTGAAATATTATACAAAGAAGAAAAAGTAATATCTATATCTGAAATAGATCTATTGGATTATAAATTTCAGGTTTCGAGTAGATATAATAAAACGTTTAAATATTTAATTATTACTTCAAAAAATGGAGAATTTTATCGTTTAGATTTATCAAATACATCATCAGATATTTCTGATATAATCAACGTTATAAAGTCAAAGATGAATTAAACGATAGTAGCTAAAAAGAGATTAATAATTAATGTTGAAACAATACCTAACATAAACTAAATTAGCATATCGGTCGACGCGTCCTCTACGCAATTTAGTCAATCCGTTATCGAGAATTAAATATGAAAAACTACAAACTTTACTGGAGTATTGTAACAATACTGTTTATAATACAATTTTTTTTGCAATACTTTTCTGTTAATAGTGCACTTGAAATATCTGAAGTTAAATACATCATTGTATTAACTGAAATTCTGACAACTTTAATTACGGCTTTTATACCAGGAATTATTTTAGCCTCTTTATCATCGTTGTTTCTATTGAAAAAAGAGAAATACAAAAATAGAATCAAACAGATACTACCTATCACAACTTCACTACCAT encodes:
- a CDS encoding energy transducer TonB, whose product is MRTIKTYFFIISLLFTCNILYGQDDQIFEEVAVPAEYEGGMGKFYKWAIQELKYPKDALESRVEGKVYVKFIIDEKGQVIDDSIEVVRGLNESCNNEAIRILSACSSWTPARTHKNKKKGHNVKQRMVLPIPFKLPNN
- a CDS encoding alpha/beta hydrolase-fold protein, with protein sequence MPRLEHHLEVKFSEKTIFGHSNGGLGALSFYISQNHLFDHYIVASPAILWDNYYIQKNISNKSRNESIYLSLSNNGWDYPIESYKSLIDVLNKTNNSFKFRLNEEENHATNGLRTLLDGLIYVNNKNNKIQ
- a CDS encoding tetratricopeptide repeat protein encodes the protein MNKLAIGYLSCREADSFNKVDDLFKAAFEIKPSIKTANNYAYQVISDWNDYENGIEILKPFVDKEPKSFMPYNLIGYAYLMKENYEDAKSYLKKARSLCQIEMVEIIHNLAVCENHLGNPQKALALYEKSIEIMDKDNESKYNKAVCQIELGQTTPIDQIIQDIIKSEAYKDHTAWVSSAALSELYYLKGDLQNAYDFFNQNPFTPDLVSDGTVINHLTGVKLFQSEELN